Proteins from one Amycolatopsis benzoatilytica AK 16/65 genomic window:
- a CDS encoding ADP-ribosylglycohydrolase family protein — protein MSLADRALGALEGLAFGDALGMPTQSMSRQHIREDYGTIRGFRAAGPRQKIAAGLPAGSITDDTEQAVLLARLLIEGTGQVDVTVFAERLLEWEATMAARGSLDLLGPSTKSALQRLSDGIPAGEAGRYGTTNGAAMRITPLGLACSVRSIPKFVDAVEATSVATHNTSLGIASAAAVGAAVSAGVAGADLTEAVQVAITAADEGARRGHWAAGGEIGPRLRWAIPYLQRTPTSQRADAIAEVIGTSVASQESVVAAFAIAATAEEPWGALCLAAELGGDTDTVAAMAGAVLGATHGTAVWPDPERAVLLKTNDLDLASLSRELLALRD, from the coding sequence GTGAGCCTCGCCGACCGCGCACTCGGCGCGCTGGAGGGACTGGCCTTCGGCGACGCGCTCGGGATGCCGACGCAATCCATGTCCCGGCAGCACATCCGGGAGGACTACGGGACGATCCGCGGGTTCCGCGCGGCGGGACCGCGACAGAAGATCGCCGCGGGCCTGCCCGCCGGTTCGATCACCGACGACACCGAACAGGCCGTCCTGCTCGCCCGGCTGCTGATCGAAGGCACCGGCCAGGTCGACGTGACGGTGTTCGCCGAACGGCTGCTGGAGTGGGAGGCCACGATGGCCGCTCGCGGCTCGCTAGACCTCCTCGGCCCGAGCACCAAATCCGCACTGCAGCGCCTTTCCGACGGAATCCCGGCAGGCGAGGCAGGCCGCTACGGCACCACCAACGGCGCGGCCATGCGGATCACCCCGCTCGGCCTCGCGTGCTCCGTCCGGTCGATCCCGAAGTTCGTCGATGCGGTCGAGGCGACCAGCGTGGCCACGCACAACACTTCGCTCGGCATCGCCAGTGCGGCCGCCGTCGGCGCGGCGGTGAGCGCCGGAGTGGCCGGTGCCGATCTGACCGAAGCGGTACAGGTCGCGATCACCGCTGCCGACGAAGGCGCTCGCCGCGGGCACTGGGCCGCGGGCGGGGAAATCGGCCCACGCTTGCGGTGGGCGATCCCTTATCTGCAAAGGACACCGACGTCCCAACGCGCGGACGCGATCGCCGAGGTAATCGGGACTTCGGTGGCCTCGCAGGAATCCGTGGTCGCCGCGTTCGCCATCGCCGCGACCGCGGAAGAACCGTGGGGCGCGCTGTGTCTCGCGGCCGAACTCGGCGGCGACACCGACACGGTCGCCGCGATGGCCGGGGCCGTCCTTGGCGCGACACACGGAACGGCAGTGTGGCCGGACCCCGAACGCGCCGTCCTCCTCAAAACGAACGACCTTGATCTCGCTTCGCTGTCCAGGGAACTGCTCGCGTTGCGCGACTGA
- a CDS encoding PfkB family carbohydrate kinase — protein sequence MADPRLVFTGNVIVDLVLAVDAIPEPGGDVVASASTLTAGGGYNTMVAAQRDGLGVVFGGQYGTGPFGDIVRSALASSRFEIVQPGLSDVDSGYCVAMIDASAERTFVTSAGAEGQLTRADLDRIPVHPDDLVYVSGYSLAHPVNAKALPGWLAALPRTVRVLFDPSPLVGDLDPGLISDVLARIDLISVNDREAQLMTGLDDPASAAAELAERVRGRAAIVRTGGTGCWVADAGTPVTHVPAYPVAAVDTNGAGDTHGGVLAAALARGSDLRTAARRANIAAALAVTRHGPATAPTAARIDKALSSG from the coding sequence GTGGCTGACCCCCGGCTCGTCTTCACCGGAAACGTGATCGTCGACCTCGTCCTCGCGGTCGACGCGATCCCGGAGCCCGGCGGCGATGTCGTCGCTTCGGCCAGCACGCTCACCGCGGGTGGCGGCTACAACACGATGGTCGCGGCCCAGCGTGACGGACTGGGCGTGGTCTTCGGCGGCCAGTACGGCACCGGTCCGTTCGGCGACATCGTCCGGTCCGCGCTCGCCTCGTCCCGGTTCGAGATCGTCCAGCCCGGTCTGTCCGATGTGGACAGCGGATACTGCGTCGCGATGATCGACGCGAGCGCCGAGCGCACCTTCGTCACCTCGGCCGGAGCCGAGGGACAGCTCACCCGGGCAGACCTGGACCGGATCCCGGTGCACCCGGACGATCTGGTTTACGTCTCCGGCTACAGCCTCGCCCATCCGGTCAACGCGAAAGCCCTGCCAGGCTGGCTGGCGGCACTCCCCCGGACGGTCCGGGTGCTGTTCGACCCGTCGCCGCTCGTCGGCGACCTCGACCCCGGCCTGATCTCCGACGTGCTGGCGCGCATCGACCTGATCAGCGTGAACGACCGGGAGGCCCAGCTCATGACAGGCCTCGACGATCCGGCGTCGGCCGCGGCGGAGCTCGCGGAGCGGGTCCGCGGCCGGGCCGCGATCGTGCGCACCGGCGGCACCGGCTGTTGGGTCGCTGACGCGGGCACGCCGGTGACCCACGTGCCCGCGTATCCCGTCGCCGCTGTCGACACCAACGGCGCCGGAGACACGCACGGCGGTGTTCTCGCCGCGGCGCTGGCGCGCGGAAGCGATCTGCGGACCGCCGCCCGCCGGGCGAATATCGCGGCGGCGCTGGCCGTCACCCGGCACGGACCGGCGACCGCGCCGACCGCCGCGAGGATCGACAAAGCACTCTCGTCCGGCTGA
- a CDS encoding response regulator — MITIMLVDDHPVVREGLRGMLEAEDDLTVVGEAGSGAEAVALDSVKQPDVVLMDLRMPGLDGVGAIRAILKQAPGRRIVVLTTYETDADILRAVEAGAAGYLLKDASRGELAGAIRAAHRGETVLAPSVAGKLVHRMRNPEPVSPLSAREVEVLRLVAKGGTNAEIGRELHISEATVKTHLLRSFAKLGVSDRTAAVTTALDRNLLG, encoded by the coding sequence GTGATCACGATCATGCTCGTCGACGACCATCCGGTAGTCCGCGAAGGACTGCGCGGAATGCTCGAAGCCGAGGACGACTTGACCGTGGTCGGAGAGGCCGGATCCGGCGCCGAAGCGGTCGCGCTCGACAGCGTGAAACAGCCCGACGTGGTCCTGATGGACCTGCGGATGCCCGGCCTTGACGGGGTCGGCGCGATCCGCGCGATCCTCAAGCAGGCGCCCGGTCGCCGAATCGTCGTGCTCACCACGTACGAAACCGACGCGGACATCCTGCGCGCGGTGGAGGCCGGCGCGGCCGGGTATCTGCTGAAGGACGCGTCCCGCGGCGAACTGGCCGGAGCGATCCGCGCCGCGCACCGCGGCGAAACCGTGCTGGCACCGTCGGTCGCGGGCAAGCTCGTGCACCGGATGCGGAACCCGGAACCCGTCTCGCCGCTGTCCGCGCGCGAGGTCGAGGTGCTGCGGCTGGTCGCGAAGGGCGGCACCAACGCGGAAATCGGCCGGGAGCTGCACATCAGCGAGGCGACGGTGAAAACCCACCTGTTGCGGTCGTTCGCGAAGCTCGGCGTGTCCGATCGGACGGCGGCGGTCACCACCGCGCTGGACCGGAATCTGCTCGGCTGA
- a CDS encoding ABC transporter permease, protein MTATMAVPGTLHLGLARGAIELRQFFRNREQVVFTFSLPAVLMILLGSILDGPTAQTGVSSGQLLAAGMIGAGIVSTSFNSVGIGIAADREIGALKRLRGTPMPAAAYFAGKMVMVAVTSVSQTVLMAAVAMLMFRLQLPSDPAKWLTLLWVLLLGIVSSTLLGIAISSVTRTANGTVALVQLVYLVLQFISGVFVTPITHLPRIMVDIASFFPLKWICQGFRSVFLPPEAATQEMAGTWELPMVALVLAGWCVVGLVLARATFRWTNEAK, encoded by the coding sequence GTGACCGCGACGATGGCGGTGCCGGGCACGCTCCATCTCGGCCTTGCCCGCGGCGCGATCGAGCTGCGGCAGTTCTTCCGCAATCGCGAGCAGGTGGTCTTCACGTTCTCGCTGCCCGCGGTGCTGATGATCCTGCTCGGATCCATCTTGGACGGACCGACCGCGCAGACCGGCGTTTCGTCCGGGCAGCTGCTCGCCGCGGGCATGATCGGCGCGGGCATCGTGTCCACCTCGTTCAACAGCGTCGGCATCGGGATCGCCGCGGACCGCGAAATCGGTGCGCTGAAACGATTGCGCGGCACGCCGATGCCCGCCGCGGCGTACTTCGCCGGCAAGATGGTGATGGTCGCGGTGACCAGCGTGTCGCAGACCGTCCTGATGGCCGCGGTCGCGATGCTGATGTTCCGTCTGCAGCTGCCGTCCGATCCGGCGAAGTGGCTGACCCTGCTCTGGGTGCTGCTGCTCGGCATCGTGTCCTCGACACTGCTCGGCATCGCGATCAGCTCGGTCACCCGCACCGCCAACGGAACCGTGGCGCTGGTGCAGCTGGTGTACTTGGTGCTGCAGTTCATTTCCGGGGTGTTCGTCACGCCGATCACGCATCTGCCGAGGATCATGGTCGACATCGCGTCGTTCTTCCCGCTGAAATGGATCTGCCAGGGCTTCCGGTCGGTGTTCCTGCCGCCGGAGGCCGCGACCCAGGAGATGGCGGGGACATGGGAACTTCCGATGGTGGCGCTGGTGCTGGCGGGGTGGTGCGTGGTGGGCCTGGTGCTGGCGAGGGCGACGTTCCGGTGGACGAACGAAGCGAAGTGA
- a CDS encoding serine hydrolase domain-containing protein translates to MLDSTELALYRRLAQEQAGSRAPSLVAAVVRGGELVWSGGRGRVGGERPTDDTQYRLGSITKTMIATAVLRLRDEGKLDLTDPLERHVPGTAFGAATVAQLLSHTSGLTSESPGQWWERAPGADWAALVASLEKGATKLRPGSKFHYSNVGYGVLGELVSRHRGRPWYDVVREEILSPLGMHRTTPHPEGAHAEGFAVHPFADVLMPERWPDAGAMAPAGQLWSTVNDLGRWTSFLGGHTGDVLSAATVDEMRTMNTVDDTEVWTTGFGLGLMVVRYQGRHLAGHTGSMPGFLAAALVDPATGTGALCFANSTAGVGITQLCLDLLTTADELEPALPAEWLPSTVDPELLALTGLWHWGPSPYFLRVLGDGLITLNPAVGTGRASRFRAEGPDTWLGLDGYYAGETLTVGRDAAGKANHLNLATFIFSRTPYDPAAPIPGGLDEGGWR, encoded by the coding sequence ATGCTCGACTCCACCGAACTCGCCCTGTACCGAAGGCTCGCCCAAGAGCAGGCAGGCAGCCGTGCCCCGTCCCTCGTCGCCGCCGTGGTGCGGGGCGGCGAGCTCGTCTGGTCCGGCGGCCGCGGCCGGGTCGGCGGCGAGCGGCCCACCGACGACACGCAGTACCGGCTGGGGTCGATCACCAAGACGATGATCGCGACCGCGGTACTCCGGCTGCGCGACGAGGGCAAGCTCGACCTGACCGATCCGCTGGAGCGGCATGTGCCAGGCACCGCGTTCGGCGCCGCCACGGTCGCGCAGCTGCTCTCGCACACCTCCGGCCTCACCTCGGAATCGCCCGGCCAGTGGTGGGAGCGCGCGCCCGGCGCGGACTGGGCGGCGCTCGTGGCCAGCCTGGAAAAGGGCGCGACCAAGCTGCGCCCGGGGTCGAAGTTCCACTACTCGAACGTCGGCTACGGCGTGCTCGGCGAGCTGGTCTCCCGGCACCGCGGACGTCCGTGGTACGACGTCGTGCGCGAGGAAATCCTTTCCCCGCTGGGAATGCACCGCACCACCCCGCATCCGGAGGGCGCGCACGCCGAGGGATTCGCCGTGCACCCGTTCGCCGACGTGCTGATGCCGGAGCGCTGGCCGGACGCCGGCGCGATGGCTCCGGCCGGCCAGCTCTGGTCGACGGTGAACGACCTCGGCCGCTGGACCTCGTTCCTCGGCGGCCACACCGGCGACGTGCTGTCGGCCGCGACGGTGGACGAGATGCGGACCATGAACACCGTCGACGACACCGAGGTGTGGACGACCGGCTTCGGTCTCGGCCTGATGGTGGTCCGCTACCAGGGCCGGCACCTGGCCGGGCACACCGGCTCGATGCCCGGCTTCCTCGCCGCGGCGCTGGTCGACCCGGCCACCGGCACCGGCGCGCTGTGCTTCGCGAACTCCACCGCCGGCGTCGGCATCACCCAGCTTTGCCTCGACCTGCTCACCACCGCCGACGAGCTCGAACCGGCGCTGCCGGCCGAATGGCTTCCGTCCACTGTGGACCCGGAACTGCTGGCCCTGACCGGCCTGTGGCACTGGGGCCCGTCGCCGTACTTCCTGCGAGTTCTCGGCGACGGCCTGATCACGCTGAACCCGGCCGTCGGCACCGGCCGCGCGTCCCGGTTCCGCGCGGAGGGCCCGGACACCTGGCTCGGCCTGGACGGCTACTACGCGGGCGAAACGCTGACCGTCGGGCGCGACGCCGCCGGAAAGGCGAACCACCTGAACTTGGCGACGTTCATCTTCAGCCGCACCCCGTACGACCCGGCCGCGCCCATCCCGGGCGGCCTGGACGAGGGCGGCTGGCGCTGA
- a CDS encoding GntR family transcriptional regulator has product MVEHTSPDRRGRTALKRQEIAAELRAEIVAGRYGNGALLPGENELAQRFGVSRGTIRRALGSLAEEDLIDTQTGVGSFVTFDGQPLGAEPSWGHAFAVLGAPVRAEIVRAQLVVDPELAASVASAGMEFLALDRVRRLADGTPVSLERSRVPAVGRIADVPLEGLVGNSLTATMAEAGLSSARGEQWIAVAPLEPADAELLGRRPDDAFLHAVRISYTADGRFAEKVTSWLDPKRFRLHTKFGGGR; this is encoded by the coding sequence ATGGTGGAGCACACGAGCCCGGACCGACGCGGCCGCACCGCGCTGAAACGCCAGGAGATCGCCGCTGAACTGCGTGCGGAGATCGTCGCCGGGCGCTACGGCAACGGGGCGCTGCTGCCCGGGGAGAACGAGCTAGCCCAGCGGTTCGGGGTCAGCCGGGGCACGATCCGGCGAGCGCTCGGCTCGCTCGCCGAGGAAGACCTGATCGACACTCAGACCGGGGTCGGCTCCTTCGTCACGTTCGACGGGCAGCCGCTCGGCGCCGAGCCCAGCTGGGGACACGCGTTCGCGGTGCTCGGCGCGCCGGTTCGCGCCGAGATCGTGCGCGCCCAGCTCGTGGTGGACCCTGAGCTCGCCGCGTCGGTGGCATCGGCGGGGATGGAATTCCTCGCTCTCGACCGCGTCCGGAGGCTGGCCGACGGCACTCCGGTGTCACTCGAGCGCAGCCGCGTGCCCGCGGTCGGCCGGATCGCCGACGTGCCGCTCGAAGGACTGGTCGGCAACTCGCTGACGGCGACGATGGCCGAGGCCGGGCTCAGCTCGGCACGGGGCGAGCAGTGGATCGCGGTGGCCCCGCTCGAACCCGCCGACGCCGAACTGCTCGGCCGGCGCCCGGATGACGCCTTCCTGCACGCGGTACGGATCTCCTACACCGCGGACGGCCGGTTCGCGGAGAAGGTCACCAGCTGGCTGGACCCGAAACGGTTCCGACTGCACACGAAGTTCGGCGGTGGCCGGTGA
- a CDS encoding purine-cytosine permease family protein gives MRTLSAVEQRGIEPVPENERNGNPLQLFWVWFAANISILGLPLGATLVAVQGLNLWQALLVAAIGAGGSFAIVGVISTAGRRGGAPSMTLSRSVFGPRGNAGPTLVSLLSRLGWETVNTTTGAFVLLSLFALVFGSSADARTVPLLALAAIALFELCTLLVSGLGHAAILVIQKWATWIFGALNIAVAVALIATVDWSAVAAAPGGSFSAVLVGIGTIAAGTGIGWANAGADMARYQKTSAKAGHLVASSAAGAGIPLVLLIGLGAVLSAGDTTLATANDPVAAIRDLLPSWMAVPYLIAAFGGLLLSNHLSVYSAGLTTLTLGVRIPRVWAVSVDVVVTFLGSIYFMLIAGSFYGPFISFISLLAIPITAWLAVFLADLLKRRWYDPEALLNMGRGGRYWYAGGVEWRAVGSWLAAVVCGYVLLGLGQSGIAWIVAFAVAAAGYLALGGARGTLDAPVPAVSERARG, from the coding sequence ATGCGCACTCTCTCCGCCGTCGAACAACGCGGCATCGAACCTGTCCCGGAGAACGAACGGAACGGCAACCCGCTCCAGTTGTTCTGGGTCTGGTTCGCCGCGAACATCTCCATTCTCGGCCTGCCGCTCGGCGCGACGCTGGTCGCTGTCCAGGGACTGAATCTCTGGCAGGCTCTGCTGGTCGCCGCGATCGGCGCGGGCGGGTCGTTCGCGATCGTAGGGGTAATCTCCACCGCCGGCCGCCGCGGCGGAGCGCCGAGCATGACGCTGTCCCGCTCGGTGTTCGGCCCGCGCGGGAACGCCGGCCCGACTCTGGTGTCGCTGCTTTCCCGGCTCGGCTGGGAAACCGTCAACACCACCACCGGCGCGTTCGTGTTGTTGTCGTTGTTCGCCTTGGTGTTCGGCAGTTCCGCGGACGCGAGGACGGTGCCGCTGCTCGCGCTGGCCGCGATCGCGCTCTTCGAACTCTGCACGCTGCTGGTGTCCGGGCTCGGCCATGCCGCGATCCTGGTCATCCAGAAATGGGCGACCTGGATCTTCGGCGCGCTCAACATCGCGGTCGCCGTCGCGCTGATCGCCACCGTCGACTGGTCCGCGGTGGCGGCGGCCCCGGGCGGCTCGTTCAGCGCGGTGCTGGTCGGCATCGGCACCATCGCCGCGGGCACCGGCATTGGCTGGGCGAACGCGGGCGCGGACATGGCCCGCTACCAGAAGACCAGCGCCAAGGCCGGGCATCTGGTCGCCTCCAGTGCCGCCGGCGCGGGCATCCCGCTGGTCCTGCTGATCGGGCTCGGCGCGGTGCTCAGCGCGGGCGACACCACCCTCGCGACCGCGAACGATCCGGTGGCTGCCATCCGCGACCTGCTGCCGTCGTGGATGGCGGTGCCGTACCTGATCGCCGCGTTCGGCGGGCTGCTGCTCTCGAACCACCTCTCGGTGTACTCGGCTGGACTGACCACGCTCACCCTCGGGGTGCGCATCCCTCGGGTGTGGGCGGTGTCGGTCGACGTGGTCGTCACCTTCCTCGGATCGATCTACTTCATGCTGATCGCGGGCTCGTTCTACGGACCGTTCATCAGCTTCATCTCCCTGCTGGCCATCCCGATCACCGCGTGGCTCGCGGTCTTCCTGGCCGATCTGCTCAAGCGGCGCTGGTACGACCCGGAGGCACTGCTGAACATGGGCCGCGGCGGCCGGTACTGGTACGCCGGTGGCGTCGAATGGCGAGCGGTCGGTTCGTGGCTGGCGGCCGTGGTCTGCGGATACGTCTTGCTCGGACTGGGGCAGAGCGGCATCGCCTGGATCGTCGCGTTCGCGGTGGCGGCCGCGGGTTACCTCGCACTCGGCGGCGCACGCGGCACTCTGGACGCACCTGTCCCGGCTGTTTCGGAGCGGGCTCGTGGCTGA
- a CDS encoding sensor histidine kinase yields the protein MTQPDAWKQSYWSWEVLYAVAYAATALLVAFDDGPHALKVVSEAAMAALALGYLAFGRRVVQGEAGGAAPIAASAAVFLFTGTAILADTTASFILFFASPLLFMLLELRPAVATTSVLVLLEPASAVLHNGWSSQLLTILLPMTAILIVFSVLAGKFTTDVLQQSKARAALIQELESSQAEVARLSREAGTAAERERLAREIHDTLAQGFTSIIALTQAMESELDTDLSIVRKHLALAGRTARENLAEARAMVAALAPSDLASGSLPDAVRRQADRLAEEAGLPVQCEVDDALPPLRTAVEVVLLRATQEALSNVRKHAAATDVRVRLSAADGAVRLLVADNGCGFAPDATGAGFGLRGMRSRVEQVGGTLAVRARPGGGTELELEMPA from the coding sequence GTGACCCAGCCCGACGCGTGGAAGCAGTCGTACTGGTCCTGGGAGGTGCTGTACGCGGTCGCCTACGCGGCGACCGCGCTCCTGGTGGCCTTCGACGACGGGCCGCACGCGCTCAAGGTGGTGTCCGAGGCCGCGATGGCCGCGCTGGCGCTCGGCTACCTGGCATTCGGCCGACGGGTCGTGCAGGGCGAAGCAGGCGGGGCGGCCCCTATCGCCGCATCGGCCGCGGTGTTCCTGTTCACCGGCACCGCCATTCTCGCGGACACCACGGCCAGCTTCATCCTGTTCTTCGCGTCTCCCTTGCTGTTCATGCTGCTGGAGCTGCGGCCCGCGGTCGCGACCACGTCGGTACTGGTTTTGCTGGAGCCCGCGTCGGCGGTGCTGCACAACGGCTGGTCCAGCCAACTGCTGACCATTCTGCTGCCGATGACCGCGATCCTGATCGTGTTCAGCGTGCTGGCCGGCAAGTTCACCACCGACGTGCTGCAGCAGAGCAAAGCCCGCGCCGCGCTGATCCAGGAGCTCGAGAGCAGCCAGGCCGAGGTCGCCCGGCTGTCCCGGGAGGCGGGCACCGCCGCCGAACGCGAGCGGCTGGCCCGGGAAATCCACGACACGCTGGCACAGGGGTTCACCAGCATCATCGCGCTGACCCAGGCGATGGAGTCCGAACTGGACACTGATCTGTCCATTGTGCGCAAACACCTGGCGCTGGCCGGCCGCACCGCGCGGGAGAACCTGGCCGAGGCCCGCGCGATGGTCGCGGCGCTGGCACCGTCCGATTTGGCCTCCGGATCGCTGCCGGATGCCGTGCGCCGCCAAGCGGATCGGCTGGCTGAGGAAGCCGGCCTGCCCGTTCAGTGCGAAGTGGACGATGCGCTGCCGCCGCTTCGCACCGCAGTCGAGGTGGTCCTGCTGCGCGCGACGCAGGAAGCACTGTCGAACGTGCGCAAGCACGCGGCGGCCACCGACGTCCGCGTCCGGCTGTCCGCGGCGGACGGAGCGGTACGGTTGCTCGTGGCGGACAACGGATGCGGCTTCGCGCCGGATGCGACCGGGGCCGGATTCGGGTTGCGCGGAATGCGTTCGCGGGTCGAGCAGGTCGGCGGAACGCTGGCCGTGCGGGCCAGGCCCGGAGGCGGCACCGAACTGGAATTGGAGATGCCCGCGTGA